Proteins found in one Phaenicophaeus curvirostris isolate KB17595 chromosome 35, BPBGC_Pcur_1.0, whole genome shotgun sequence genomic segment:
- the LOC138732675 gene encoding olfactory receptor 14J1-like: SSSITQFLLLAFADTRELQLLHFWLFLGIYLAVLLGNGLIITTIAWDHHLHTPMYFFLLNLALPDIGSICTTVPKSIANSLWDTRAISYSGCVAQVFFVLFLLSAEYYLLTDMSYDRCVAICKPLHYGTLLGSRACVHMAAAAWGAGFLTALLHTANTFSLPLCQGNAVEQFFCEIPQILKLSCSHSYLWEVQ; this comes from the coding sequence agcagctccatcacccagttcctcctcctggcattcgcagacacacgggagctgcagctcctgcacttctggctcttcctgggcatctacctggctgtcctcctgggcaacggcctcatcatcaccaccatcgcctgggaccaccacctccacacccccatgtacttcttcctcctcaacctcgccctcccCGATATTGGTTCCATCTGCACCACTGTCCCTAAATCCATAGCCAactccctctgggacaccagggccatctcctactcaggatgtgttgcccaggtcttctttgtgttgttcttgttgAGTGCAGAATATTATCTTCTCACAGACATGTCCTACGACCGCtgcgttgccatctgcaaacccctgcactacgggaccctcctgggcagcagagcttgtgtccacatggcagcagctgcctggggcgctgggtttctcactgctctgctgcacacggccaatacattttccctgcccctgtgccagggcaatgctgtggagcagttcttctgtgaaatcccgcagattctcaagctctcctgctcacactcctacctcTGGGAAGTTCAGTAA